The Helianthus annuus cultivar XRQ/B chromosome 16, HanXRQr2.0-SUNRISE, whole genome shotgun sequence genome includes a window with the following:
- the LOC110866954 gene encoding extensin-like, protein MEPVEQPQPLPAVEQQQPPLEPLRRKRGARMSMRSGPRSRPLPPLPPTYPPIPKDPQMGRPSNTTPVVDPTPATFAQPPPPIGFDNLIPTYLVTSRYNPLEPSTPVDYNYQTPPYDPYIQAIVHNALYPSPFPPAYPTTGYLNYGYSYPTVPQPQPLPPPQFEAINQALEGRNKFSVRLRRMRRKQVISSRNLPS, encoded by the coding sequence ATGGAACCGGTGGAACAACCACAACCACTACCAGCTGTGGAGCAACAACAGCCACCTCTAGAGCCACTAAGGAGAAAACGTGGTGCACGCATGTCCATGCGTTCAGGACCGCGGTCAAGACCGCTACCACCATTACCACCAACTTACCCACCTATCCCTAAGGATCCACAAATGGGTAGACCCTCAAACACTACGCCAGTGGTTGATCCAACGCCAGCAACGTTTGCTCAACCACCACCGCCAATAGGTTTTGACAACCTAATTCCTACGTATCTAGTTACGTCTAGATACAATCCTTTAGAACCTTCTACGCCGGTAGATTATAACTACCAGACGCCTCCGTACGACCCTTATATACAAGCGATCGTACATAATGCCTTATACCCATCTCCTTTCCCTCCTGCTTACCCAACTACGGGATATCTAAATTATGGATACTCGTATCCTACTGTGCCTcaaccacagccactgccaccgcCACAATTTGAGGCCATTAACCAGGCCTTGGAAGGGCGGAACAAGTTCAGCGTCAGGCTGAGAAGAATGAGAAGAAAACAAGTAATTTCTTCAAGAAACTTACCAAGCTGA
- the LOC110866952 gene encoding uncharacterized mitochondrial protein AtMg00860-like, producing the protein MELTNRICKPYLDKFVIVFIDDILIYSRNQSDHEKHLRCILELLQQEKLYAKFSKCEFWLREIQFFGHVVSERGIQVDPAKIEAIMNWEAPKTPSEIRSFLGLVGYYKRFIENFSRIATPLTTLTRKNIKFNWV; encoded by the coding sequence atggagcTCACGAATAGAATCTGCAAACCATAtctagataagtttgtcattgtcttcatagaCGACATACTCATCTATTCTCGTAATCAATCTGATCATGAGAAACATCTTCGGTGCATTCTCGAGCTATTACAGCAAGAGAAGCTTTAcgctaagttctccaagtgtgaattctggcttcgagaaatCCAGTTTTTTGGACACGTGgttagcgagcgtggtatccaggtggatcccgctaagatagaagccataaTGAATTGGGAAGCACCAAAGACGCCTTCTGAAATCCGtagtttcttaggattggtcgGTTATTATAagaggttcattgagaacttttcgAGGATAGCCACTCCTTTGACTACCCTGACCCGTAAGAATATTAAGTTCAACTGGGTCTAA
- the LOC110868617 gene encoding uncharacterized protein LOC110868617 isoform X4 translates to MTVRLMAVVDTTAVVVDMEGTTTAADMEGTTTVVDMEGTTTVVDMEDTTLGDVKDITVGDMEGTTKAADMGDTTVVDVEDTTVVDMEGMAKVVVVKRQLLTKKLKTDDKHIRAG, encoded by the exons ATGACG GTGAGGTTGATGGCGGTAGTGGATACAACCGCGGTGGTAGTGGACATGGAGGGTACAACAACGGCGGCGGAC ATGGAGGGTACAACAACGGTGGTGGACATGGAGGGTACAACAACGGTGGTGGACATGGAGGATACAACGTTGGGGGACGTGAAGGATATAACGGTGGGGGACATGGAGGGTACAACAAAGGCGGCGGACATGGGGGATACAACGGTGGTGGACGTGGAGGATACAACGGTGGTGGACATGGAGGGCATGGCAAAG gtggtggtggtgaagagGCAACTGCTTACAAAGAAACTCAAAACTGATGATAAGCATATTCGAGCTGGAtga
- the LOC110868617 gene encoding uncharacterized protein LOC110868617 isoform X2, producing MTVRLMAVVDTTAVVVDMEGTTTAADMEGTTTVVDMEGTTTVVDMEDTTLGDVKDITVGDMEGTTKAADMGDTTVVDVEDTTVVDMEGMAKVVVAMEGMAKVVVVKRQLLTKKLKTDDKHIRAG from the exons ATGACG GTGAGGTTGATGGCGGTAGTGGATACAACCGCGGTGGTAGTGGACATGGAGGGTACAACAACGGCGGCGGAC ATGGAGGGTACAACAACGGTGGTGGACATGGAGGGTACAACAACGGTGGTGGACATGGAGGATACAACGTTGGGGGACGTGAAGGATATAACGGTGGGGGACATGGAGGGTACAACAAAGGCGGCGGACATGGGGGATACAACGGTGGTGGACGTGGAGGATACAACGGTGGTGGACATGGAGGGCATGGCAAAGGTAGTGGTGGCCATGGAGGGCATGGcaaaggtggtggtggtgaagagGCAACTGCTTACAAAGAAACTCAAAACTGATGATAAGCATATTCGAGCTGGAtga
- the LOC110868617 gene encoding glycine-rich protein DC9.1-like isoform X3 — MTVRLMAVVDTTAVVVDMEGTTTAADMEGTTTAADNNGGGHGGYNNGGGHGGYNNGGGHGGYNVGGREGYNGGGHGGYNKGGGHGGYNGGGRGGYNGGGHGGHGKGGGGEEATAYKETQN, encoded by the exons ATGACG GTGAGGTTGATGGCGGTAGTGGATACAACCGCGGTGGTAGTGGACATGGAGGGTACAACAACGGCGGCGGACATGGAGGGTACAACAACGGCGGCGGACAACAACGGCGGTGGACATGGAGGGTACAACAACGGTGGTGGACATGGAGGGTACAACAACGGTGGTGGACATGGAGGATACAACGTTGGGGGACGTGAAGGATATAACGGTGGGGGACATGGAGGGTACAACAAAGGCGGCGGACATGGGGGATACAACGGTGGTGGACGTGGAGGATACAACGGTGGTGGACATGGAGGGCATGGCAAAG gtggtggtggtgaagagGCAACTGCTTACAAAGAAACTCAAAACTGA
- the LOC110868617 gene encoding cold and drought-regulated protein CORA-like isoform X1, protein MTVRLMAVVDTTAVVVDMEGTTTAADMEGTTTAADNNGGGHGGYNNGGGHGGYNNGGGHGGYNVGGREGYNGGGHGGYNKGGGHGGYNGGGRGGYNGGGHGGHGKGSGGHGGHGKGGGGEEATAYKETQN, encoded by the exons ATGACG GTGAGGTTGATGGCGGTAGTGGATACAACCGCGGTGGTAGTGGACATGGAGGGTACAACAACGGCGGCGGACATGGAGGGTACAACAACGGCGGCGGACAACAACGGCGGTGGACATGGAGGGTACAACAACGGTGGTGGACATGGAGGGTACAACAACGGTGGTGGACATGGAGGATACAACGTTGGGGGACGTGAAGGATATAACGGTGGGGGACATGGAGGGTACAACAAAGGCGGCGGACATGGGGGATACAACGGTGGTGGACGTGGAGGATACAACGGTGGTGGACATGGAGGGCATGGCAAAGGTAGTGGTGGCCATGGAGGGCATGGcaaaggtggtggtggtgaagagGCAACTGCTTACAAAGAAACTCAAAACTGA